A single region of the Neodiprion pinetum isolate iyNeoPine1 chromosome 5, iyNeoPine1.2, whole genome shotgun sequence genome encodes:
- the Kank gene encoding KN motif and ankyrin repeat domain-containing protein 2 isoform X4 gives MGVKSFIRKRLPFYACVSRPSAQTEGPPDLDNASITSGNSNPSTGALQNVREQMATALERMKDLEEQVKAIPMLQVKVSVLKEEKRHLQQRINEFNRWETENRSTLHRYRSQSFSEDRTPSAPDPKIPTRDMGTMCGVMTRDVGVSHQQIRTRDAGMVTSTPIQQRLENIDQTTASIDDSLLSTPKRNISHMKLERSRLQIESILPSVMGRPEQKLSRSGLKLENIFPELTLRKVLQRSDLRIETINPDYDLIRNKSDMQKENSVISRTNQRKKVLQRGGFYYDEISPKLKEEMLNLNTRSCGTETTLTMKDVKTSEEFTMELDESLRIHKVMNTPKRVQTISVETQCVPEVKPLLKIVEKKDQAVQVSKPLKLTSNVGVTVKPRSSDVGIEAKPGPGTRNTASGPDPVSAQTISLNALGTRSHSFNYGDSKLTRKSTKSIGLTVDGLIKTAARSTDTTGLTPKKREFGTSTLKKKFIDVAVGDSVRSPHISISCSANYCDNCKDTIKTLAKQIVNNTDNINQQNNNQVSRIPRPSYISLSSPTDHRRQFKRQDTYTKIPCSTVIKYDADNKEQYESNNRLQNSETEEVHDEKISSEESSPAGEKSEVEEKHGLPDSALFQPIQEKPRQKVKPSREMGAAMKVLNDNLKKSPSRNISHQIKNATTIIQQEWFKVSSTATANPLDVEDYLDCFEETSSSLLEYIVNMNDASGNTAMHYAVSHGNFDVVSILLDSKVCDINRANVAGYTAVMLAALAEVRNSTHSSVANRLFQLADVNVRAKQHGQTALMLAVSHGRKDMAKLLLDAGAAVNIQDEDGSTALMCAAEHGHTEIVRLLLAHPDCDSSIVDVDGSSALKIALEAGNRDIGVLLYAHEYVNRGISPYSSMRRSRRGSQPTTPTGGPSPSAPVSPAPSRRFHSSTMSLNSTKYLSK, from the exons atgggTGTCAAAAGTTTCATTCGTAAGCGTCTACCGTTCT ATGCCTGCGTATCGCGACCTTCCGCACAAACGGAGGGCCCACCGGACTTGGACAATGCCAGCATTACAAGCGGGAATTCTAACCCTAGTACGGGGGCGTTGCAG AATGTCAGGGAACAGATGGCGACCGCGCTTGAAAGGATGAAGGATTTGGAGGAGCAAGTCAAGGCGATCCCCATGCTGCAA GTTAAAGTGTCCGTtttaaaagaagagaaaaggcATCTCCAGCAGAGGATCAACGAGTTCAATCGGTGGGAAACTGAGAACAGAAGCACGCTGCACAGGTACAGAAGTCAATCGTTTTCCGAGGATCGGACGCCTTCTGCTCCGGACCCAAAAATTCCCACCAGAGACATGGGAACCATGTGCGGAGTTATGACCAGAGACGTTGGAGTGTCTCACCAGCAG ATAAGGACCAGGGATGCCGGGATGGTGACAAGTACGCCGATTCAACAACGATTGGAAAACATCGATCAGACCACCGCGAGCATCGATGACTCTCTGCTATCAACACCTAAGAGGAACATTTCTCATATGAAACTGGAGCGTAGCAGGCTGCAGATCGAAAGCATTCTACCAAGCGTTATGGGAAGGCCTGAACAGAAATTATCTCGTAGTGGTTTAAAGttggaaaacatttttccagAATTAACGCTACGTAAAGTTCTTCAACGAAGCGATCTGCGAATTGAAACGATAAATCCTGACTACGACCTAATCAGAAATAAGTCAGACATGCAAAAGGAAAATTCAGTGATCTCTCGTACCAATCAGCGGAAGAAGGTTCTTCAACGTGGTGGTTTTTACTACGACGAAATATCACCAAAATTAAAAGAGGAAATGTTGAATCTAAACACACGGAGCTGCGGGACTGAGACAACTTTAACGATGAAAGATGTAAAGACGAGTGAAGAGTTCACCATGGAACTTGACGAGAGTTTGCGGATACATAAAGTCATGAACACCCCCAAGAGAGTACAAACGATTTCTGTGGAAACGCAGTGTGTTCCGGAAGTAAAACCACTCCTGAAGATTGTTGAGAAGAAGGATCAGGCTGTGCAAGTTTCGAAACCTCTAAAGTTGACCTCCAATGTCGGTGTAACGGTGAAACCGAGATCTTCCGACGTCGGTATCGAAGCCAAACCTGGTCCTGGAACAAGGAATACCGCCTCAGGACCGGACCCGGTCTCTGCGCAAACGATATCACTAAACGCTCTGGGGACCAGGAGTCATTCCTTCAACTACGGCGACAGCAAGCTGACAAGAAAATCTACCAAGTCGATTGGGCTCACGGTCGACGGTTTGATCAAGACTGCCGCAAGATCCACGGACACCACAGGATTGACCCCGAAGAAACGGGAGTTCGGAACTTCTACCctgaagaagaaattcatcgacgTCGCGGTCGGCGATTCTGTAAGATCGCCACACATCAGCATTTCGTGTTCGGCGAATTACTGTGACAATTGCAAGGACACTATCAAGACATTGGCGAAACAGATCGTAAACAACACCGACAATATCAATCAACAGAACAATAATCAAGTATCGCGCATACCCAGGCCATCCTATATTTCTCTGAGTTCCCCGACCGACCACAGAAGGCAGTTCAAGCGGCAGGATACCTACACCAAGATACCGTGCTCAACTGTCATCAAGTACGACGCTGACAATAAGGAACAATACGAATCGAACAACCG ACTCCAGAATTCGGAGACGGAAGAGGTACACGATGAGAAAATATCATCTGAGGAATCATCGCCGGCAGGGGAAAAGTCCGAAGTTGAAGAGAAGCACGGTCTGCCGGACTCGGCGTTGTTCCAACCGATCCAAGAAAAACCCAGACAGAAAGTTAAGCCGTCTCGAGAGATGGGTGCAGCCATGAAAGTGCTGAATGacaatctgaaaaaatcaCCCAGTCGGAATATCAGTCATCAGATAAAAAACGCGACGACAATAATACAGCAGGAATGGTTCAAGGTTTCGAGCACGGCAACCGCGAACCCTCTCGACGTTGAGGACTACCTGGACTGCTTCGAGGAAACCTCCAGCTCTTTGTTAGAGTACATTGTCAACATGAACGACGCTAGTGGCAACACCGCCATGCACTACGCGGTTTCTCACGGGAATTTCGACGTCGTATCAATTCTACTCGATTCCAAAGTTTGCGACATTAACAGGGCTAACGTCGCCGGTTATACCGCCGTCATGTTAGCTGCCCTCGCAGAAGTTCGGAACTCAACACACTCGTCTGTCGCTAATAGACTGTTCCAATTGGCAGACGTCAACGTTCGCGCAAAACAG CACGGACAAACTGCCCTTATGCTCGCGGTGTCTCATGGGCGCAAAGACATGGCCAAGCTGTTGCTGGACGCCGGTGCCGCGGTCAACATCCAGGACGAAGACGGCAGCACGGCGTTGATGTGCGCAGCGGAACACGGACACACGGAGATCGTGCGACTCCTGCTCGCCCATCCGGACTGCGACTCGTCGATCGTCGACGTGGACGGAAGCTCGGCTTTGAAAATCGCTCTCGAAGCCGGGAACCGCGACATCGGGGTGTTGCTTTACGCCCACGAGTACGTCAATCGTGGAATAAGTCCGTATTCCTCAATGAGGAGAAGCCGCCGAGGCTCCCAACCAACGACACCAACCGGAGGCCCATCGCCATCGGCGCCCGTGAGTCCGGCACCATCGAGAAGGTTTCATTCTTCAACCATGTCGTTGAATTCGACAAAATATTTGTCCAAGTGA